A stretch of Zootoca vivipara chromosome 13, rZooViv1.1, whole genome shotgun sequence DNA encodes these proteins:
- the ZBTB4 gene encoding zinc finger and BTB domain-containing protein 4 has product MAAAMELTDTGHSSSLLVQLNEQRLRGQFCDITIIAEDTKFKAHKNVLAASSPYFKEVLSEESTCQQPGQILELPDIQAEVFSDVLNFIYNSRLSVPSPAAAKEIGAVGRRLGISRLEDLDDPKMDDSSGASSRLCSSPIDLTCPSRSAEPSSPLSFHDLAKASSPASDGQPDPETETAKILYNLSSVAAVPPSQPDLAYVLKGGVSWDHDDSPGNPSTANGEADHQGPASSRSPPSGASYPATSSFCCGSCGRSFTTSSALSLHMKLHRTRRSLSCQHCGKSFIHIKRLQTHEVLCKETEKAEEGAPAGEALPSPGLPPKPPLPSSKKSVLFRHRGLQRMDYISDQDHFVKVVDGHIIYFCTVCERSYMTLSSLKRHSNVHSWRRKYPCRYCDKVFALAEYRTKHEVWHTGERRYQCIFCWETFVTYYNLKTHQKAFHGINPGLISSEKTPNGGYKPKLNALKLYRLLPMRSQKRPYKTYSQGLVPENLLLPAQPIPMALGDGDSLDGNLVSSLGNGDIASVFTANGGSLEMPEPEHFPRPQETAAGPEIPGLPSAGENTPSDKRPGPLSAEAASVIAYGRPTSSVIVHSTSVLSQTPSVITYNSKSSEAGPLAPTQVPSSAVARPIKKQVLKEYIQSQKADERAPEESGEPRARGPRSGRTMTYMAKPAYVGAASESRAAPLCQITVRIGEEAIVKRRISETDLMLDKGGRVGGKRFDFGRELSSGKEAAPEAPHGKHTSRGYANESGEEESDRGDAEDQLWRPYYSYKPKRKSGAGANTLPKLKKSRWHRKLRSLRWMKRTEKAGEEEEEEEEEEEEQGVGTSESVPVEVGATSEIEGPSQPPKAGRGSEWKHECGACGKLFSALKKLRKHERVHGRLAKDNPPLAPSQAHRVGRKPLVKFTCTRCAKVCKTAAALSRHMKRHEGEPPEPPPLPALTTVIAYSKKAAEAPPAAAVPAPVIKEETMQEMQVSSSSGEAPLCPQEVPGEGEGEEGPAVADMQPYGCRTPVPEEEGVPLAGGNKSPFPEEPHAHPPVLEAATSLAELPPRLPHSLQDPVISHTGLALKEALAPELEEDRYPVQEYPLPLLVPGSCRTQKDLEDKPPSFLAYPSAIQFSGVGKAGGGDSGDAGKVCFYPDPYPLMYGHQLLAAYPYNFTLPVALNMVVPDEKGQPLPFLPGVFSYSVNPCRGEVHDGSAAAASSVAMAMGAGTAHEGRGELPAPERLKKGSLL; this is encoded by the coding sequence ATGGCTGCAGCAATGGAGCTCACGGACACTGGCCACTCCAGCTCCCTCCTGGTCCAGCTGAACGAGCAGCGCCTCCGCGGTCAGTTCTGCGACATCACCATCATTGCCGAAGACACCAAGTTCAAGGCCCACAAGAACGTCCTCGCGGCCTCCAGCCCGTACTTTAAGGAGGTGCTGTCGGAGGAATCCACCTGCCAGCAGCCCGGCCAGATCCTGGAGCTCCCCGACATCCAAGCGGAAGTCTTCTCCGACGTCCTCAACTTCATCTACAACTCCCGACTCTCCGTGCCCAGCCCGGCCGCCGCCAAGGAGATCGGGGCCGTTGGCCGCCGCCTCGGCATCTCCCGCCTCGAGGACCTGGACGACCCCAAGATGGACGACTCGAGCGGGGCCTCTTCCAGGCTGTGCAGCTCGCCGATTGACCTCACCTGCCCTTCCCGCTCGGCGGAGCCTTCCAGCCCCCTCAGCTTCCACGATTTGGCCAAAGCCTCCAGCCCGGCGAGCGACGGCCAGCCCGACCCCGAAACAGAGACCGCCAAGATCCTGTACAACCTCAGCTCGGTCGCCGCCGTGCCACCATCCCAGCCAGACCTGGCTTACGTGCTGAAGGGAGGCGTCAGCTGGGACCACGATGATTCCCCCGGAAACCCCTCCACCGCCAACGGCGAGGCGGACCACCAAGGGCCGGCCTCCTCTCGCTCGCCCCCGTCCGGAGCTTCCTACCCGGCCACCAGCTCCTTCTGTTGCGGAAGCTGTGGCCGCTCCTTTACCACGTCGTCGGCGCTCAGCCTGCACATGAAACTGCACCGGACACGCCGTTCTCTCTCGTGCCAGCACTGCGGCAAGAGCTTCATCCACATCAAGCGGCTGCAGACGCACGAGGTCTTGTGCAAGGAGACGGAGAAGGCTGAGGAGGGAGCCCCCGCGGGCGAGGCGCTGCCCAGTCCCGGATTGCCTCCCAAGCCACCACTGCCATCTTCCAAGAAGAGCGTGCTGTTCCGCCACCGCGGGCTGCAGCGCATGGACTACATCTCGGACCAAGACCACTTTGTCAAAGTGGTCGACGGGCACATCATCTACTTCTGCACCGTCTGCGAGCGCTCGTACATGACGCTCTCGAGTCTCAAGCGCCACTCCAATGTCCACTCGTGGCGGAGGAAGTACCCCTGCCGCTACTGCGACAAAGTCTTTGCTCTGGCTGAGTACCGCACCAAGCACGAGGTGTGGCATACGGGCGAGCGCCGATACCAGTGCATCTTCTGCTGGGAAACCTTCGTCACCTACTACAACTTGAAGACCCACCAGAAAGCCTTCCACGGGATCAACCCCGGCCTGATCTCTTCCGAGAAGACGCCCAACGGAGGCTACAAGCCCAAGCTCAACGCCCTCAAGCTCTACCGCCTCCTGCCCATGCGCTCCCAAAAGAGGCCCTACAAGACCTACAGCCAAGGCCTGGTGCCCGAGAACCTCCTGCTCCCAGCTCAGCCCATCCCCATGGCGCTGGGCGACGGGGACTCCTTGGACGGCAACCTGGTCTCCTCGCTGGGCAACGGCGACATTGCTTCCGTCTTCACCGCCAATGGCGGCTCCCTGGAGATGCCCGAGCCGGAACACTTTCCACGGCCGCAGGAAACTGCGGCGGGCCCAGAGATCCCAGGGCTCCCATCCGCAGGCGAGAACACTCCTTCGGACAAGAGGCCGGGGCCTCTGAGTGCAGAGGCCGCCTCTGTCATCGCCTATGGGCGGCCCACCTCCTCGGTCATCGTCCACAGCACGTCGGTGTTGTCGCAGACGCCCTCTGTGATTACCTACAACAGCAAGTCTTCGGAGGCAGGGCCTCTGGCGCCGACACAGGTGCCATCTTCCGCCGTGGCCAGGCCTATCAAGAAGCAAGTGCTGAAGGAGTACATCCAATCGCAGAAGGCAGACGAGCGGGCTCCGGAAGAAAGCGGCGAGCCCAGGGCCAGGGGGCCGCGGTCTGGGCGGACCATGACGTACATGGCCAAGCCGGCGTACGTCGGGGCTGCCTCCGAAAGCCGTGCTGCGCCGCTCTGCCAGATCACGGTGCGCATCGGCGAGGAAGCCATTGTCAAGCGGCGGATCTCTGAGACGGACCTCATGCTGGACAAGGGCGGCCGTGTCGGGGGCAAGCGCTTTGATTTTGGCAGGGAGCTGAGCAGTGGGAAGGAGGCGGCGCCGGAAGCCCCCCACGGCAAGCACACCAGCCGGGGGTACGCCAACGAGAGCGGTGAGGAGGAGAGCGACCGGGGCGACGCCGAAGACCAGCTGTGGCGGCCCTACTACAGCTACAAGCCCAAGCGGAAGTCTGGCGCCGGCGCCAACACGCTGCCCAAGTTGAAAAAGTCCCGGTGGCACCGCAAGCTCCGCTCTCTGCGCTGGATGAAAAGGACGGAGAAGGccggggaggaagaagaggaggaggaggaagaggaggaggagcagggtgTGGGGACCAGCGAGTCGGTGCCGGTGGAAGTCGGGGCCACCTCTGAAATTGAGGGGCCGAGCCAGCCTCCCAAAGCAGGGCGCGGCTCCGAGTGGAAGCACGAGTGCGGGGCCTGCGGCAAGCTGTTCTCCGCACTCAAGAAGCTGCGGAAGCACGAGCGGGTGCACGGACGCCTCGCCAAGGACAACCCGCCCCTGGCGCCCTCGCAGGCTCACCGTGTAGGCCGCAAACCCCTGGTCAAGTTCACCTGCACCCGCTGCGCCAAGGTGTGCAAGACGGCGGCGGCCCTCAGCCGCCACATGAAGCGCCACGAGGGCGAGCCGCCCGAGCCGCCGCCCTTGCCGGCCCTCACCACCGTCATCGCCTACTCCAAGAAGGCGGCGGAGGCTCCTCCCGCGGCTGCCGTGCCGGCACCTGTCATCAAAGAGGAGACCATGCAGGAGATGCAGGTCTCGTCCTCCAGCGGCGAAGCGCCCTTGTGCCCGCAAGAGGTccccggggagggggagggggaggaagggccTGCGGTGGCGGACATGCAGCCTTACGGATGCCGCACCCCGGTGCCGGAAGAGGAGGGCGTGCCCCTGGCGGGAGGGAACAAGTCTCCGTTTCCAGAGGAGCCCCACGCCCACCCGCCTGTGCTGGAGGCAGCCACCAGCCTCGCCGAGCTCCCGCCAAGGTTACCGCACTCCCTGCAGGACCCGGTCATCTCGCACACGGGCCTCGCCCTGAAAGAGGCTTTGGCGCCCGAGCTGGAGGAGGACCGATACCCCGTCCAGGAGTACCCACTGCCCTTGCTGGTGCCGGGCAGCTGTCGGACCCAGAAGGACCTGGAGGACAAGCCGCCCTCGTTCCTTGCCTACCCCAGCGCCATCCAGTTCAGTGGCGTGGGCAAGGCGGGCGGCGGTGACAGCGGCGACGCCGGCAAGGTCTGCTTCTACCCGGACCCCTACCCGCTGATGTACGGCCACCAGCTCCTGGCGGCCTACCCCTACAACTTCACCCTCCCGGTGGCTCTGAACATGGTCGTCCCGGACGAGAAGGGGCAGCCGCTGCCGTTCCTCCCCGGTGTCTTCAGCTACTCGGTGAACCCCTGCCGCGGCGAGGTCCATGACGGCTCTGCCGCTGCGGCCTCCAGCGTTGCCATGGCGATGGGGGCCGGCACGGCCCACGAGGGCAGAGGGGAGCTGCCCGCCCCGGAGAGGCTGAAGAAAGGGAGCCTTCTGTGA